GGCGCAGGATCCGCATGAAGTGTGTGGTGGAGGTGTTGGTGATCCGGTGATCTGCCGGATGCCACGCTCCCGCGTGGTCGAAAGCGGGGGATTCGGGCGGGGGCTGGACATCATCGGTCTGGCGGTGCTAGAAGTCCGCGGTATCCCGCTCCCCCAGCGCCAGGGGACGTGTTCACCGTGCACGTCGGATGGGACCAGTACGTGTACATAGGCGGCGACCGGCTCTGCGCGGACGCCGTGGCCCGTCCACGGAAACTCGGCCTATTCCCGGAGCCGATGACGGCCTCACCCTATGCAGCAGAGCTTGAGGAACCGGAAGTGACGGAGGCCGCCGGCGAGGACTTCTGGGCGCGCGTGCGCACGGAGCTGGCCTCACGACAGACGGTGCTGCTGGAGGAGGCCACCGTCCGCAACGCCGCACGCTGGCACCGCCTTACGCCAGAGAACCTCGACACGGTGCGCGCCGGTCTCAGCCCGCGCGCCCTACTCACCGTCTCGCCCCGATCTGACCCCTGACGTCAGCGCGGCCCTCGCCGCGCTGCCCGAGGAGGGCTCCGGGGAGTTCGTCTGGGAAGCGCAGGACGGGACGATCAGCCACGCGATCGTCGACGACACTGAGCACCAGCAGCTCGCCGCCCTGGTGGCCGGCGCGCGAGCGGCCTGCGCCCTGCCTCTGTACGTCGACGAACGCCACCCGCTGCTCTGCGCCGTCCTGCCCGACAGCGACGGGGTGTTGCGCGCCCGGTGGTGACTCGGTTCGCACCGGGTGGGCCAGCCGGTGCTGTGCATTGATGTTCTCCAACCAGGCCAGGTGTGGGGCTCGGTCACACCGGTTGTGACTGAGCGCCCCGTAGGGCAGCGGGACGGGAGGGGCTCCTGCCCGAGCCGGTGTCGAAACCCGTCACTAGGCTCCAGTGCCATGACCAGTGATCTCGGGTTCACCTGCTCGTGCTGCGGTGCCCACCACTCTGAGCTGCCGATGAACTACTCGGCCGAGGCCCCGGCTGTGTGGGATCCGGCGTTCGCCGACGCCGACAACTGCCTGCTCTCCTCGGACCAGTGCGTGGTCCACGCGCAGCACTACTTCGTGAAGGGCATGATCGAGATACCGATCGTCGATAGCGACGAGGTGTTCTCCTGGGGGTCTGGGTCTCGCTCAGCCGCGAGAACTTCTCCCGCTCGGCGGACCTGTGGGACACGCTCGGCCGCGAGGCCGAGAAGCCGTACTTCGGCTGGCTGACCACTGATCTGCTGGTCTATTCGCCCACGACGCTCAATCTCAAGACCCACATCCACACCCGCCCGGTTGGCGAGCGCCCCTACGTCGAACTGGAGCCCACCGACCATCCCCTCTCCGTTGAACAGCGCGCGGGGATCACCCTGGACCGCGTGCGGGAGATCGCGGAGGCCGTGCTCCACTCCGGCAGCAGCGAGGAGCAGTGATGGCCGGTACATCGGTGTCGTCGATCCCGGTCGTGCCTTCCGGCTTGAGCCGCAGAGCCCAGAGGTTCGTCGAGGTGGACGGCATCCGTGTCCCTATGCAGGGCATCCGGCGCCACCGCGACGACTGGGTCGGGCGCGGGATTCCCGCAGCGGAGATCGACCGGGCCTTGGAATTTCAGGACCGCTGGGGCGGCATTGCCCTGCCGCCGGCCCCGTTCTACGAAGGCGGCCCGCGCATCCTGGACGCCGACCATCCCGAGGGCTCGGAGACAGAGGGCTGGTCGTTCCCGGCCGGGAGCGGTCGGGTGGCCATGGCCTACGGATTCATGATCGGACCTGAAGGCGAGTTCGGGATTGACGCCAACCGCTGGTCACCCCTGCACGCCAACACAGACGGATGGGTGGAGTCCCTGGCGCTCGCCGCCCATGCCGGACGCTGGGCCAAAACCGTCACCAAGATCAGGGGCAAGGCCGTCGAGTCCCTGCCTCGGCGGGTACGAGCCGGTACCTGAAGTGCAGGGCCTGACCGACACGTGGTGGCGAGGCCAGGACTCGCTGATCGCCCTCTACCGCGGCGAAGCTGTTGGCCTTGACGCGCCTCAATACCTTGAGGCTCACCTCTACGGAGGCCTCGACGAGTGGGGCCTCCACGGCGGCTAACCGCTCGCCAGCGCCTCCGGATCTGAGCACCCAGTTGGGCCAGACGGGCCAACTACGACGCTCAGTCACACGTGGAACGGAACGTGTTCGACGACCTGCTGTGACTGAGCAATGGACCCGTTCTATGAGCACTGGATACGTCGTGCTGTGCGTTCAGGTTGGCGCGCGGGGTGGTGCCGCCTTGGGGGCGGTGAGCCGGGCACCTTATGGGCGGACGTCGTGATCGATACGGCCTACCCTGTTAGCCGCTCGAACAAATGGTCAGGGGTGGGGATTTGTATGGCGGAGGGCGTGGGCGGGGGCAGAAGCGGGGGCAGCGGGCCGCTGACGGGATGGCGGCGTGGGCTGGGCTGCATGACGGCGCTGGCTGGCGGGCTGGCCTTGCTCGTCGGTGGCGCCTGGGTGTTCCTGAGCGACTCGGGCTACTGGCCGGGCGCGTCGATGACGACCGCCTGGGAGGCCCCGTACGACCGCAATGCCAACGAGCATGGCAATCGGGCCTGGCTTGTGGGCGACACCATGGTCCGCAGCCGCTTCGACGCGGTCACTGGGTTTGACGCCGGGTCGGGCAAGCAGCGCTGGGAGTATGTGCCCAGCCGGGCCGACATCTGCGCCACCAGCCCGACCGCCGACCAGTCGGTGGCGCTGCTCCTTTACGGCGAACCGCGCTCGGACTGTCGCACCCTTGCTGCGCTCGACCTCACCACCGGCCGTGAGCTGTGGCGCACCACCGCTATGGCCGCCGCCGTGGAGACAGGAGCCGGGCTCGGGGTGTTTCTCGACGGCGGCGACCGGTCTGTGCGGGCAGTGGACCTGCGCTCCGGCGCGGCGCGCTGGACGGCCGCTGTGCCGAAGGGGTGCGTCGCGCAGCCGGGCCTGGCCGCCGCGCGCCACGTCCTCGCCGTCGTCAACTGTGGCGAGGAAATGAAGCTCGTCGCCTTCGACCCAGCCGACGGGCAGGAACGATGGACCGTGCCGCTCGATTCCCGCCGCGGTGTGCCCGCTGACACGGGCGCGGCCCTGGTGTCGGCCGACCCCGTCGTGGTGCGGGTGGGGAAGGAGGAGGGCAGCGGAGCATACTCCTATCGCGCCTTCGGGCCGGGCGGCCGGCCCCAGGGAGTAGTCGACGAAGTCGGCCGTCACGGCGACATCATCGACGCGACGGTAGCCGACGGACGGCTCTATGCGACCGCCCGTTACCAGGGGCGGCAGTCCACACTCGACCGGTTCGTCGCCTTCGATCTGGCTACCGGGGAAGAGCTGTGGCGCGAGGACGTCGGAGGCGGCGGTCGCCTCGTCGGGCTGCACGCGGCGAGCGGTCGGGTGATGGCCATCTGGGGCTCCTCGAAGTACGGCGATCAATTGCGCGTCCTCGACGCCGCCACCGGCGACGAAGAGGAAGACCGCGCCTTCCGTGACTCGGTGGACGGCGTCGTCAGCCTGTTCCCGTACGAGGACCTCGTCATTGTCTTCTGCCACGGCCAAGGGGCGCGGCCCTTCACCGCGTACGAGCGGTGGTGAAGGCGGCAGGAGGAACTTCTCCAGGTGGCTGGCGGGCGCAGCTGCGCATCGGAGTCGTCCATCCGGGCCATCTACGGCGCTCAGTCACACCTGCACCTGACCTGGAGCGTTTGCTCACCCTGAGGTGTGGCACGCGATGTGGCTGGCAGGCATCGACAGCAAGATCGCCGAGCTCCAGCGGCGGGAAGCCGAACGAGAACACGGCCGACGCGTCCGGCCCGCCAGGCCGGATTGGATCGTCCAGCTCGGTATCGGCACTGGACGCCCGCCCGTCCAGGTCCACGCCGGCAACTGGCCGCGCCATCAACCGCGACGAAGCCCACCGGCTCCTGGCCTCCGGGCTCCCCGCCTGTCCCCACTGCCAGCCCGACATGGACCTTCGCATCCTCGACTGACCCAGCACTGAGGCGCGGAGAACGGCCTTGTGGTTGAGCGGAACCGGGCAAATTTGCCGGTTCCGCTCAACCACAAGGCCGCCGCCCCCTGCCAAGCTCCGCAACTCAGCTAAGGGACGTGGGCCGCCTCGGGGGCGGAACGGCCCGCAGCAGCTCCCACAGTGGCCGGGAGCCCGAGGCCCATACCGCCAGGGTCTGGCGGTCCACCACGTGCAGCCGCTGCTGCTTGGCGAAGGTGACTGCCAGCCCGGTCACCCTGCCGTTCGTCACGATCACCGCGACGTCCGCGCCGTGCACTGGCCGGGCCGTGCCGTTGAGGACCTGCAGATCCGGTGTGCCCACGGCCGAGCCTCGGGCGCCGTTGCGGCGGTGCTTGCACTGGATCACCCTTCTCTGCACTTCACTCTCACGGGTTAAGGAGGATCCGTGACTCGTCAAAGAACCTCCGAAGTATCAGGGGACGGACCGGCTGGCGACCGCGTGTCAGGTCAACGGGGCGCCGGTAGGATCAGCGCTCTCATGGGGGGCGCAATGCGAACATCAGGGCGGGGCGGTGAGGGGCAGAAGTACGCCCTGACCTCGGATGAGGACGACGCTGACTTCTGGGGCTTTGCTCACGAGGCCGAGGGGTTGTTCACGCCGCTGCTGGACGAAGAGGGAACACGCCGAGTGCACCTCACGGGCTGCCTCCCGCAGGGCGGCCTACTGGAGAGCGTTAGCCACGTCGGCAGTCGTCGCGCCTTGGCGGGGAATGCCTGGTTTCAGCTCCTCGACGGTGACGGTGCCACCATGGGGTCCTACTTCGTCAACGAGGTCACCGTCATCGACGTCAAGCCCTCCGCCTGCGGGGCCGGCCTCGTCGACCTCACGATGACGCTGTGGTGCGAGAACGCCGTGGCCGGAGCGGAACGAGTATTGGACCTGATCCGCACGGGTCATCTGGACCGCACCGGCATGTGGCACGAGCTCGCCCCCGAGGACAGACGAGCATGGCTGTCGGTGACGCTGTGCTCCCAGGAGTACCAACGCCAGGGAAAGGCCGACGCTCCTGCAGGCCAGGTGTTCACCTTGGACGGTCGGCACATCGTTGACCGAGACAGCTTCTACTGCGCGATCGGTGAAGCCATCAACGGCCCCGGCGGATACTTCGGCTGGAACCTCGATGCTCTGACCGACTGCCTCAGAGGGGGCTGGGGTGCCACCACGCCGTTCACCGTGCACTGGGATTCCTCAGCCCAGGCCAAGGCACGGCTGCAAGAGCGTGTGCCCTCCGGAGAACGCGAAGTCGCGCTGTTCGACCTGCTCCTGGAGATCTTCGAAGAACAGGGCGTGAGCGTCATCCTTCGGTGACAGTTTGATCAGTCCTGGGGGCGACGGACGTGGGGCAGGCCGAGGTGGACGGCGGTTCGTTGCTTGATCCTTTCGGCCTCGATGCGCTTGGCCCGGAGGAAGGCCAGGGTCTTGTCGATGCCGTCGATCTCTCCCAGCCATCCTTCGAGTTCGGCCCGCTTGCGCCGCAGGATTAGGTCCTTCTCCAGCTCTTCGAGCCGGGACAACATCTTGGGGTTGAACTGGAGGACCGGGCAACGGATGCAGGCGTGTTCGTGTTGGCATGGGGTGCCGTAAGGGCGAGCGCAGTTACCCAGCTCGACCTTGCGTTTCTCGAAGTGCTCCTCGAACTCAGCCCACTCCTGCTTGGTGACCTCGCCGTATTCGATGGCCGGCCGCAGGGACCGGCGGTTGTTCAGGAACTGCTGGTAGTGAGCGACGACGTCCTCGTTGAAGACCGCGACGTATCCCTGAGTGGTCTGGAGATTGAGATGGCCGAGCAACGCAGCACCGATGTGGATGGGCAGTCCGCCGTTGACGATCTCGGTGGCGAAGAGCCGTCGGAAGTCGTGCGGGGTGAAGGTCAGTCCGGCGAAGGCTTTGTCCGTCTCGCCGATCTCTTGGCAGGTCCGGCGGAGCATGTTGAGCATGGTGCCGGTCGCCAGGACGCTGCGGATGGTGCCGACCTGTCGCTGGAAGAGGAAGGGCATGCGGTCTGACCAGCTCTTCTCGTGCCCGTCATAGCGGCTGACCAGCGGGATCGTCCGGCCGTCGCGGGTGTGGCGGCGGATGATCTGGGCGACGACGTGGAAGAGGTCGGCTGACATGGGGATGACTCGTTCGCGGTCGTTCTTCGACGGGGCGATCACTAGCAAGGCGATGATCTCGCCATTGGGTCGCTCGTATTGGCGAATGCTGAGGTGGGTGAGTTCTGACAGCTCTTCGATGCGGATGCCGCTGTGCCGCAGGACCTCAACCGCGGCCCACTCCCAGAACGCCGAGTCCTCAGCGAGGGTGATGTTGATCAGCTCACTGGTTTCTTCGTCATGGACGCGGACGGGGGGTTCGGCCTCGACCTTGACCAGCCGCTGGTCCTTCTTCGAGTTGCTGCGGCGGTAACGGCGGTCGTCGTACTCGAAGGGCTCGCCCAGACTGACCTGCCGCCCGGCTTCGAGCAGCCCCAGGAGTCGTTCGTGCCGTTCCTAAACGTATTTCACCAGGTCAGGCAGCAACGGCTGCCGTTGCCGGGTGCGGTCGGCCATGCGCCGGCTCATCTCGCGACGACGCTTGGAGAACCCCTTCAGATCCTGGGGGCGAACCGGGCAGGGAGCCGCCCAAGAGCCCCAGCGCTCGGGCTCGTCAACGGCCCAGGACTGCAGATCCAAGTAGAAGCCGCGGATCGCCAGGAGAATCGACTCGATGTTCTTTCGCTCTCGGCTACGGTCCTTCTCCCAGAAGGCGATCTCCGCCCTCCACTGGTCCCAGACGTCCTGGCTGAGGGTGAGGTCGGCCTGTCCGGGGCAGATCTTCTCGATCTTCGACCAGAAGGTCCCTGCTAGCAGACGGGCCAGGCCGTCCCGGGTGATGTAGTCGGTATCAGCCTGCCGGCGGACGAGGTAGTCGATGATCACCTGCCGGACGGCCTGGCTGCGGAGCGGGTAGCGGTCGACCATCTGCTCGGGGGTGAGCTGCCCGGTGTAGATGAACTTCCGCAGCGTGGAGGGGGTGCCGGGCGGAAAGTGTCCGATCGAATGCAGGATCTCCCAGGCGCCCAGAGCCGCGAAGCGCGACTGATCACCCCTGGCGCCGTGTGTGACACCCAGACGTCGGCACTCCAGCGAGTAGTGCAGCAGGGCCTCTGGAGTGAGGTGCTCCAAGGCGATGCCCTGGGTGGTGAGCGCGCAAGCGACGTCGAACTTGATACGGATGCGGTAACTCAACCCCAGGTCAGGGCGGGCGTCGACGGCTGCATAGAAGACGTCCAGGGCAGGGTCGCGGCTGGCCGGCCCGAACCACTCGGGATAGTCGCTGAAGGTGTTCGCACGGAATCCGCCGACCGAGGGCTGGATCACCCGCGCGCAGAACGCCAGCTTTGCCGCCGAGGTCACGTCATGTCGGTCCTGGGCCCGGTCGGAGGTGACGAAGGTCTTGACCGGCAGTGCCTTGTCACCGTCGAACGGGCTGGCCTCCCACTTCGTCTGCCAGTCAGCTCCGGGCCGGGTTTCCAGATGAGTGAACAGCAGCCGCAGGCCGCGGCGGCGCTTCTCGTATGTGGAGGGGGTGCGACCCGGCACGATCTGCTCGACCAGCGAGCACAGATGCTGGATCGAGGCCTGGGTCAGATCGCCGAAGGGTGCTGGCGGGCTGTCCGGCCGAGGGGCCGGTGCGGCCTTGACCGCGGCATCCGGGAAGCGGGTGGCGACCGGCTCGTCGAAGTCCATGCCCCGGAACAGAGTCCGGCGATTGCGGGCGGTGTAGGTCGAGGCAAGGGTGCCCTGGACGTTAGCCACCGAACACCGCCCGGACGTCAGCGGGGTCGTAGCCCGGAGCGAAGGACCGCTCGACGCGCGGCCGGTTGTAGTGCTCCTGGAGCTTGTCGAAGAGGTCCTCGACGCGGGTCGTTAGGTAGATGCCTGTCGTGGCCAAGGCGGTGTGTCGCATGATCGCGCGTACTTCCGAGAGAGTCAGGTGGGGGTCGTTGGCCATCCGCTGAGCAGCGGTGTGCCGGAGGTCGTGGAGGGTCCAGTTGGTACCAAGCTGGGCGTTCGCCCTCTGGAGGGTGCGACGCATCGCCCAGTAGGTCAGGGACCTCTCGGCGCCGTGACGGGTCCGCCAGACCGGCTCATCGGCGGCGGGAACGCCCGCCTCGTCGAGGTAGGCGGCCAGCAGCAGGAAGCCCTGTGGGCTGGCGGGGACCAGTTCGCGAAGATCGGTGCCCTTGGTGATGACGTGCAGTTGCTGGCCGGACCAGTCGATGTCGCCCATGGTGATTCCGAGCAGTTCGCTGGCGCGGGCTCCGCTGGAGACGTAGAGCTGGAGCAGGGCTCGGTCACGGTCGTGGTTCATGGCCGCGAACAGCTCGTCCCACATCGTGTCGGGGATCGCCCGCGGCTGCTTCTGTGAGGTCCGCTGCCGCAGTCGGCCCCGGCGGTGCAACGGCGTCGGCTCGTCCGGGCTTCGATGGGCCAGGGCCCGTCGGCGCTGCACCGATTCCGGAACCGGGTTGGCCACCGGGCCGCGGCCGTAGTGCCGGTGGAAGGCGTAGAAGCCGCTGATGACGGTCAGAGCGTGGTTGATTGTGCTCGGGGCGTATCCAGCCTTCAGGTACTGCTTGCCGGTGCGGGTGTTCACCGACCCGGGCGGTGGGGCGGACGGATTGCTGCGGTGGCGCTGCGGGTTCTTCGCCGTCCGGAGCCAGCCGACCATGGCGGCGGCGTCCGCCTCGGTGGCCTTCTCCCAGTCGACGTCCAGCAGCCACAGCAGCCGGAACCAGCGCAGCAGATCGTAGGCGTAGCTGCGGCAGGTGGCCGGGCTGTTGTCACCGAGGGCGAGATCCTTGAGGTACGACTCGGCTGGGGCGACCAGGACGCCGTCAGCATCGACCACGGCGTACGGCGGGAACTTGCGAGGCAGTTGGACCACCGAACCGATACGGGGCACGTCGTGACGTCCCTCGATCAGTTCGTGTCGCAGGTCCTTGGGCAATGGGGCTCCTTGGCGGGTTTGTCGTTGGCCCGCTCAACGACCCAACCGAGGTGCAGTTAACAGACCAGCGCCGCCCGAGGGGGTCGGTGGCTTTCACGTCCGCGCCCAGGTCGCCGCCCCCGCCGACGCGCTGCGCGTCCTGGCAGCCGTCGCGGAAGTGGGACGGGTTCCGGGCGCTGGTCTCCGTCGACGCCGGAAAGGTGGTGCTGCGCTCCAGGCGCGGCACCGAGACGGGTCCGGCGTTTCCGGAGATCGTGGCCGGCGCCGCGCAGCTACCGGACGCGACCGCTATGGACGGAGTTATGTGACCTGTACGGGTGTCTCAGACCCAAGGTGTCTCAGGCGGCGCACCTCCGTAGACGAGACGCGTTCGCCGCCGATGGTTCGGGGAGCCGAGGAAGGAGATAGGGTCGTGCGGCCGTTGCCTGGTCCCAACGATGTGTAGGCAGTCCCCGCTCTTCTGTAGGCGATTGCGCCCGCGTTCCAGTTTTCTGTAGGCAGGTTCCGAGTCCGTCGGCCTTGTGTCGGTGGCTGAGGGCTCCTACGGTCGTGCCGTCAGTCGGCGGAATTCCGGAGGCCCGGAGTCCTGCCCCAGCTATGTGTAGGGAGTCCCACGCCTTTGTGGGTGAGTGGCCCGCGTTCCGGTGATGTGTAGGCGGGATCTGCATCTGATGGCACGAATTATGCTGAGGCCCCGCCTCATCAGCTCAGGGAGCTTCGTGCCGCCGTCCTTCGTTCATCAGATAACCAAGTACAACCCCGCCGACCGTGACGAGCGCGGGCACTACACGGGTGCTGAGGACACGGTGAGCGACCACGGACCGGTCGAGGCGGCCTACTTGCAAGCGATCGCCGCCTTCGCACGGGAAGCGGGCATCGACACACTGGAGATCCGTGAACCCGAGGTCGCCGGCTTCGTCAACTTCGGCCTGGAAGAACCGCTTGACGGCCATGGCCTCGCCAGCCTGTTCCCGCCGGACCTGACTGGCTACTACGACGGCGCCGAAGTTTCACTGTCTGTAGCGTTGGAGCTGGTGCGGACCATGCTTCGCGACGAGGGGGCTTGGTGCCGGTTGGAGCGCGAGGACACGTTCACCATCCACGTCGGGTGGGACCAGTACGTGTACGTCAGCAGCGACCGACCCTGCGACGCAGCGGTCGCCCAGACACGTGAACTCGGCCTGTTTGCACAACCGATCAGCGCCTCCCCCTACGCGGCTGATCTTGAGGAACCTGAAGTGACCGAGGCTGCCGACGAGGACTTCTGGGAACGAGTCCGCGTCGAACTCGCGTCGCAACAGACGCTGCTCCTGGAAGAGGCCTACATCCGTAACGCGACCCGTTGGCACCGCCTCACCGCGAGCAATCTCGACCCGGTACGCGCTGGGCTCGGTCCTCGCGCGCTCCTGACGATCTGGCCGGACCTCAACCCCGATGTTGACGAGGTCCTTGCTGCGCTGCCCGCGGACGCCTCCATGGACTTCGTCTGGGAGGCACCAAACGGAACGATCCGCCACGTCACCATCGACGAAACCGATCACCAACAGCTCGCCTCCCTGGTCGCGGGCGCGAAAGCAGCCTGCTCTTTGCCCCTGATTCTCGACGAGCGCCACCCGCTGTTCCATGCTGCCTTGCCGGATAGCGACGGCGTGCTGCGCGCCAGGTGGTGACTAGGCCACCGCTGGCGCCGTGAGCGACTCATCGTCCTGCCTACGGCGGAGTGGGACGTTGGCCGCTCTCGTGTCCCGCTCAACTCTAGGCACCGCAGGTCAAGGTCCTCGCCCTGCCCACACCTATCTGGGACAGGACAGCCGTCGGCGCGGCGCGGATAACCTGCGCGAATGAAGTGGATTCAGCGGGCCGCTGGCGCGGTCGTCGGCTCAGCGGTGGGTGACGCTCTGGGCGCCCCCTTCGAGTTTGGCCCCCAGGGAGCGTTCTCTGCGCGGTTTCCCGCGCCTGGTGCCGGTGGCGAGATGTGCGGAGGTGGTGGCTGGGACCCCGGCGAGGCCACCGACGACACGCAGATGGCCGTCCTGGTCGCGGAGTCGCTGCTGGAACGGGGCGGGCTGGATCTCCCGGACATCTTCGCCCGCTTCCAGCGGTGGGCGGCATCAGAGCCGAAGGACATCGGCTTGCAGACCGAAGACGTCCTGACCAACGGCATGCCCTGGGACCTCGCCGCAGCGATCCATTTCCAGGTCAACCAACGAGCCGCGGGAAACGGCTCCTTGATGCGGGCGTCGACCTCCGCAGTCCACTTCGCGGCCGTCGGCCAAGAAGCCACCATGGAGGCGGCCCGCCGTATCGCTGCCCTCACCCACGGCGACCGCGCGGCCTGGGAAGGAACCGCGATCTTCCACGAGCTCATCCGTGTCACGTTCGAGGACATTGACCCCCTCGCCGCGCTCCCGGACGTCCTGGCTCTTGTCCACCCCGACCACCGCGGCCGCTACGCCACCGTCCTCGCGCCCGACTGGCACCCCGAGCAGGCGACCGAGTAGCGGTGCCGTCTGGCCCTGTCTGGGCTCCGCCGTCTGGGCCCTGCGCACCACGACCGGCTTCGAAGACGCGATACGCGCGGCGATCGACCTCGGCGGTGACACGGACACCGTGGCCGCGGTGACCGGAGGCCTCGCGGGGGCGTACTACGGGCTGGACGCAATCCCCGCCCGCTGGACCCAACCGCTCCCTGTCCCCCTCCCAGGATTCGACGGACGGGTGCTGCACGCGCCAGATCTACTCAACCTTGCACACCGCCTCGGAGGCTGAACCGGGTGCTGTCCCGCACTCTCCACCGAACTCCGGCCCTTAGCCGCAGTCACTTGACCAGTGGCTCCGCAAGGAGGACGACTCGATCTGCTTCGACATCGAATCCGAGCACCGGATGACCATGGGCACCCTCCGGATGCATCAGCACCGGCTTACCCAACCGCCGCCCGATCTCCCGCAAGAAGCCGCAGAACAGTTCAAGTCGCTCCTGTCCCTGCAACTCGCGCAGATCAACGTCGAAATCGATCTCCTCGTCTGAGTAGAAGCGGAAGATCGCCAGCACATCAGCTCTCAGCCAGACACGCAGGCTCGGGCACTCAGTATCCGCTGGTCGAGACAGTGCAGCCTCCGCCTGGGGCAGGGGAAGCACCCTCTCTCCTTCGGAGTATTGGCACTTCCAGCCCTTCTCCACGACGAGATCCAGTACCTCCTGCCAGTTATTCCTCGAGGCATCAGGGACACTCACGTCCGGTAGCGATCCCATCAGGTCCGGATCGAAGAAACACTTCACGTCATCCCACAGCAGATCAGCCACACCGTCATACTGCCCGGCACCCGGCCTCAAGGCAGCCCTATTTTCCCTGATCAAGAGCATAGAAGCCTTCGCAGGAAGTAGAGGCGCGGCAGTCATTCCGGCGGCAGCATTCGAGGCGTCACGGGGAGGGAGGCCACGGAGCCGCCGCGGTGGAGGGCTTCGCGCAGGGTGGCATTCTCCGCTTCGAGTTCGGCGTTACGCAGGCTCAGAGCCTGGATGTGGTTGGCGTAGGCGGCGATGGTTGCGCGCGCCTCCCGTTGCTCGGCCGCGTGTTGCGAACGCAGCGTCCGGTCGGCCTTC
The Streptomyces tuirus genome window above contains:
- a CDS encoding tyrosine-type recombinase/integrase, with the translated sequence MGLLEAGRQVSLGEPFEYDDRRYRRSNSKKDQRLVKVEAEPPVRVHDEETSELINITLAEDSAFWEWAAVEVLRHSGIRIEELSELTHLSIRQYERPNGEIIALLVIAPSKNDRERVIPMSADLFHVVAQIIRRHTRDGRTIPLVSRYDGHEKSWSDRMPFLFQRQVGTIRSVLATGTMLNMLRRTCQEIGETDKAFAGLTFTPHDFRRLFATEIVNGGLPIHIGAALLGHLNLQTTQGYVAVFNEDVVAHYQQFLNNRRSLRPAIEYGEVTKQEWAEFEEHFEKRKVELGNCARPYGTPCQHEHACIRCPVLQFNPKMLSRLEELEKDLILRRKRAELEGWLGEIDGIDKTLAFLRAKRIEAERIKQRTAVHLGLPHVRRPQD
- a CDS encoding DUF6233 domain-containing protein, whose product is MKAAGGTSPGGWRAQLRIGVVHPGHLRRSVTPAPDLERLLTLRCGTRCGWQASTARSPSSSGGKPNENTADASGPPGRIGSSSSVSALDARPSRSTPATGRAINRDEAHRLLASGLPACPHCQPDMDLRILD
- a CDS encoding barstar family protein, which codes for MGGAMRTSGRGGEGQKYALTSDEDDADFWGFAHEAEGLFTPLLDEEGTRRVHLTGCLPQGGLLESVSHVGSRRALAGNAWFQLLDGDGATMGSYFVNEVTVIDVKPSACGAGLVDLTMTLWCENAVAGAERVLDLIRTGHLDRTGMWHELAPEDRRAWLSVTLCSQEYQRQGKADAPAGQVFTLDGRHIVDRDSFYCAIGEAINGPGGYFGWNLDALTDCLRGGWGATTPFTVHWDSSAQAKARLQERVPSGEREVALFDLLLEIFEEQGVSVILR
- a CDS encoding RNA-binding protein translates to MPPSFVHQITKYNPADRDERGHYTGAEDTVSDHGPVEAAYLQAIAAFAREAGIDTLEIREPEVAGFVNFGLEEPLDGHGLASLFPPDLTGYYDGAEVSLSVALELVRTMLRDEGAWCRLEREDTFTIHVGWDQYVYVSSDRPCDAAVAQTRELGLFAQPISASPYAADLEEPEVTEAADEDFWERVRVELASQQTLLLEEAYIRNATRWHRLTASNLDPVRAGLGPRALLTIWPDLNPDVDEVLAALPADASMDFVWEAPNGTIRHVTIDETDHQQLASLVAGAKAACSLPLILDERHPLFHAALPDSDGVLRARW
- a CDS encoding tyrosine-type recombinase/integrase, whose protein sequence is MPKDLRHELIEGRHDVPRIGSVVQLPRKFPPYAVVDADGVLVAPAESYLKDLALGDNSPATCRSYAYDLLRWFRLLWLLDVDWEKATEADAAAMVGWLRTAKNPQRHRSNPSAPPPGSVNTRTGKQYLKAGYAPSTINHALTVISGFYAFHRHYGRGPVANPVPESVQRRRALAHRSPDEPTPLHRRGRLRQRTSQKQPRAIPDTMWDELFAAMNHDRDRALLQLYVSSGARASELLGITMGDIDWSGQQLHVITKGTDLRELVPASPQGFLLLAAYLDEAGVPAADEPVWRTRHGAERSLTYWAMRRTLQRANAQLGTNWTLHDLRHTAAQRMANDPHLTLSEVRAIMRHTALATTGIYLTTRVEDLFDKLQEHYNRPRVERSFAPGYDPADVRAVFGG
- a CDS encoding PQQ-binding-like beta-propeller repeat protein produces the protein MTALAGGLALLVGGAWVFLSDSGYWPGASMTTAWEAPYDRNANEHGNRAWLVGDTMVRSRFDAVTGFDAGSGKQRWEYVPSRADICATSPTADQSVALLLYGEPRSDCRTLAALDLTTGRELWRTTAMAAAVETGAGLGVFLDGGDRSVRAVDLRSGAARWTAAVPKGCVAQPGLAAARHVLAVVNCGEEMKLVAFDPADGQERWTVPLDSRRGVPADTGAALVSADPVVVRVGKEEGSGAYSYRAFGPGGRPQGVVDEVGRHGDIIDATVADGRLYATARYQGRQSTLDRFVAFDLATGEELWREDVGGGGRLVGLHAASGRVMAIWGSSKYGDQLRVLDAATGDEEEDRAFRDSVDGVVSLFPYEDLVIVFCHGQGARPFTAYERW